A region from the Poecilia reticulata strain Guanapo linkage group LG12, Guppy_female_1.0+MT, whole genome shotgun sequence genome encodes:
- the camsap1a gene encoding calmodulin-regulated spectrin-associated protein 1a isoform X1, with protein MSRHCDCFPDHIPSDLRDPFYTDQYEQEHIKPPLIHLLLSGELYSRVCGLILPTEQAAYLQSHQSVIQALSRKGIYVLEINGTPVSDMDLSSSPIKMSAHIHLIDALMMAHTVKMISIEKVVSCVKRFSNISASKELPYDLEEAMILWINKITTKMRELTEKECKVKQHFLESPSHHKSPSKWYWKLVPVRYRRDHLSGRTLQHFPLVEDILKDVSDGTALLAVIHFYCPEVVKLEDICLKDVPSIADSMYNIQLLKEFSNEYLNECFFLNTEDLLYSPPVLKNNVMVFIAELFWWFENMKPDFVRPRDLQDVKDVRALLQPKNSRSYVPVSNVTKRSFMPSSNTVDILTTTSTKDQSATSTSSPSHSLLPLRQRQQNVVEKSTSDLRKRPDSMARTDGQRQDSIVAWPERRTRPVSQPVPYAVHFAKEDNADSLSLVRTISKDSLASNIMSITPKHMLGSSLPQHRLSGQSLLSHMRIEDEEEEIEEEELVSVIHPSAFPRHRIGSDMEQDELEAQKLTSSARASDVFRHDASPFALDRQTDGYYLEPLMPTIPKPAKEKGISLNKQEESGESRSRAVAAKTRTENIPFSSKKKHCVVDSVLSSSRPHTDGPVGSSEHPGFFLHLAAEPEKTPHTTEAGHDSDSDIADLEEDDEDDQTELEKTLRGNRLVEGYIAGFGDGEIESAKLREDLKVSEHEDKEDASGRSSPCPSTVSWASSCSASGSAGIKMTSFAERKLLKLGLRDGCSSTSSSQKTTPDGSEVPPQWQAKETSTMIGKNVTAGPVVPSQLLQLHMQLEEQRRAIEYQKKKMEALNAKQRLKLGKAAFLNIVKMGGGKSDTLPLPVRHSLDSSGSTAAERRKAKTQACKDDSCLDSLKSQTDGWTMTRDNSWNTLTQDNSAEPDFNECSNSIDLLNQAISSIQQQMLQLSLQQDFLMKQSVASPPDHAQTEKSTDSGIDPNTPQTASSTSDSRSFAVHFVDIGGSSLVPFRRPPKLSSSQRSKAAERKQNKANNKSVLTKSTDPIPGSDTSSRGRNDGELETAEVQRVQRNSTFRVHESNGDRDVQLSDKLKSQDPAVVTKTSESASQDARQEEEQATNCSKQNVDIDESGRVKSQLIEVDLSELKDPVEDGGADITDGTAEGEQKGGLGFFFKDDEKAEDEMAKRRAAFLLKQQRKAEEARLRKQQQEAESEIKRDEARRKAEEDRIRKEEEKARRELIKQEYLRRKQEALMEEQGLVKPRTKTKPRGNRPKSMHRGYSSSLPKGSTTRDSLKVSMLMKNRRSGAASRGADLSFSHRGSTLSLATDADSVISGGADSNRAASVCSVDSFPMLSRASSRNMDRDWENGSIASSVTSVEYNGPKLFKEPSSKSNKPIIINAIAHCCLAGKVNEVQKNITLEELEKCESNHLFILFRDGGCQFRAIYTYSPDTEVIVKYMGIGPRVITQKMIDKLYKYNSDRKQFTVIPAKTVSVSVDALTMHNQLWQIKRPGSARRK; from the exons ATGTCACGTCATTGCGACTGTTTTCCAGATCACATCCCTTCAGATCTTCGAGACCCATTCTATACCGACCAGTATGAGCAGGAGCACATCAAGCCCCCCCTCATCCACCTACTGCTGTCTGGAGAGCTCTACAGCCGTGTGTGCGGGCTCATCCTTCCCACTGAACAGGCCGCCTACCTCCAAAGCCACCAGTCTGTCATCCAGGCCCTGTCCAGAAAAGGGATCTATGTCCTGGAGATCAACGGCACACCAGTGTCTGACATGGACCTCAGCTCGTCTCCCATTAAAATG AGTGCCCACATCCACCTCATTGATGCTCTGATGATGGCCCACACAGTGAAAATGATCAGCATAGAGAAGGTGGTGTCGTGTGTCAAACGCTTTTCAAACATCAGTGCCTCCAAAGAGCTTCCTTACGACCTGGAAGAGGCTATGATCCTTTGGATTAACAAG aTTACCACAAAAATGAGGGAACTGACAGAAAAAGAGTGTAAAGTGAAGCAGCACTTTCTGGAGTCACCGAGCCACCACAAG TCTCCCTCCAAATGGTACTGGAAGCTTGTAcct GTGCGGTACCGCAGAGATCATCTTTCAGGTCGCACTCTTCAGCACTTCCCCTTGGTGGAAGACATACTGAAGGATGTGAGCGACGGCACAGCCCTGCTTGCTGTGATCCACTTCTATTGCCCAGAAGTCGTTAAACTCGAAG ATATCTGCTTGAAGGACGTTCCCTCCATAGCAGACAGCATGTACAACATCCAGCTGCTGAAGGAGTTTTCTAATGAGTATTTGAACGAGTGCTTCTTCCTGAACACGGAGGATCTGCTCTACTCGCCACCTGTGTTGAAG AACAATGTTATGGTCTTCATTGCTGAGCTTTTCTGGTGGTTTGAGAATATGAAGCCTGACTTTGTACGTCCCAGAGACCTTCAGGATGTCAAAgatg TGAGAGCACTGCTGCAGCCCAAGAATTCTCGGTCCTACGTACCCGTCTCAAATGTCACTAAACGAAGCTTCATGCCCTCATCAAACACAGTGGACATCTTGACCACAACCTCCACAAAGGACCAAAG cgCCACATCAACCTCTAGTCCATCTCATTCATTACTGCCACTGAGACAGAGACAACAAAACGTGGTTGAGAAGAGCACTTCAG ACTTGAGGAAAAGGCCAGACTCAATGGCACGAACAGATGGACAACGCCAGGACTCAATAGTGGCGTGGCCAGAAAGAAGGACAAG ACCTGTGTCACAACCAGTGCCGTATGCTGTGCATTTTGCCAAGGAGGACAATGCAGACAGCCTTAGCCTCGTTCGCACCATAAGCAAGGACAGCCTGGCCTCAAACATTATGAGCATAACCCCAAAACACATGCTGGGGTCCAGTCTGCCTCAGCACCGACTCAGTGGCCAAAGTTTGCTCAGTCACATGCGCATAGAAGACGAAGAGGAAGAAATCGAGGAGGAGGAACTGGTTTCTGTTATTCACCCATCTGCTTTTCCTCGACACCGAATCGGCAGCGACATGGAGCAGGATGAGCTGGAAGCGCAGAAACTAACATCGTCCGCCAGGGCTTCCGATGTTTTCCGTCACGATGCGAGCCCCTTTGCTCTCGACCGTCAGACAGACGGCTACTATCTGGAGCCTTTGATGCCAACTATCCCTAAGCCAGCCAAGGAGAAGGGTATATCACTGAACAAGCAGGAGGAAAGTGGGGAGAGTCGCAGCAGGGCGGTGGCTGCCAAAACAAGAACTGAAAATATCCCTTTCTCctcaaaaaagaaacactgtgtGGTTGATTCAGTTCTCAGTTCTTCCAGACCCCATACTGACGGGCCAGTTGGTAGCTCAGAGCATCCAGGCTTTTTTCTTCACCTGGCTGCCGAACCAGAGAAGACTCCACACACCACAGAGGCAGGGCATGACTCTGATTCAGATATTGCAGACCTCGAGGAAGATGATGAGGACGATCAGACAGAGCTGGAGAAGACGCTGAGGGGGAATCGTTTAGTCGAGGGCTACATAGCTggatttggagacggagaaATTGAATCAGCAAAGCTTCGAGAAGACTTGAAGGTAAGCGAGCATGAGGATAAGGAAGACGCAAGCGGACGTTCAAGTCCTTGTCCCAGCACTGTGTCGTGGGCAAGCAGCTGCAGTGCTTCGGGCAGCGCAGGGATCAAGATGACCAGCTTTGCAGAGAGAAAGCTGCTTAAACTTGGCCTTCGTGATGGATGCTCAAGTACGAGCAGCTCCCAAAAGACTACGCCGGATGGTTCTGAGGTTCCCCCTCAGTGGCAGGCGAAGGAGACTAGCACCATGATAGGGAAGAATGTAACGGCTGGTCCGGTTGTGCCTTCGCAGCTGCTACAGCTTCACATGCAGCTGGAAGAACAGAGGCGTGCAATAGAAtatcagaagaagaagatggaagCCCTGAATGCTAAGCAGAGACTGAAGCTTggaaaagctgcatttttgaACATTGTTAAAATGGGTGGAGGGAAGAGCGACACACTTCCTTTACCTGTGAGACACTCCCTTGACTCTTCTGGATCaacagctgcagagaggaggaaagCAAAGACCCAAGCTTGTAAAGACGATTCCTGTCTCGATTCCCTGAAAAGTCAAACAGATGGGTGGACAATGACCAGAGACAACAGCTGGAACACCCTTACCCAGGATAATAGCGCTGAACCGGATTTCAACGAATGTTCAAACTCAATAGACCTGCTCAATCAAGCCATAAGCTCCATCCAGCaacagatgctgcagctttcCCTTCAGCAAGATTTTCTAATGAAGCAAAGTGTTGCCTCACCACCAGACCATgcacaaacagagaaaagcaCAGACTCTGGGATAGACCCCAACACACCCCAAACAGCATCCTCTACCTCAGACTCAAGATCCTTTGCAGTTCACTTCGTAGATATTGGCGGCAGCAGTTTGGTGCCTTTTCGCCGTCCCCCCAAACTCAGCTCCAGCCAGCGCAGCAAAGCGGCAGAacgcaaacaaaataaagcaaataacaAGTCTGTCCTAACCAAGTCCACTGACCCAATCCCAGGTAGTGACACTTCTTCGAGAGGACGTAACGATGGAGAACTGGAGACAGCTGAAGTTCAGAGGGTTCAGAGGAACTCTACCTTCAGAGTCCATGAAAGCAACGGGGACAGAGATGTGCAGTTGTCAGACAAACTGAAATCGCAAGACCCGGCAGTTGTTACCAAGACGTCTGAATCTGCATCACAGGATGCACGGCAAGAGGAGGAACAAGCCACcaactgcagcaaacagaacgTCGACATCGATGAGAGCGGCAGGGTCAAGAGTCAGCTGATCGAGGTCGACCTGTCAGAGCTCAAGGATCCAGTGGAGGACGGCGGTGCAGATATCACAGACGGCACAGCAGAAGGAGAGCAGAAAGGAGGGCTGGGCTTCTTCTTTAAG GATGATGAGAAGGCAGAGGATGAAATGGCAAAACGCCGTGCTGCCTTCCTCCTCAAACAGCAGCGCAAAGCTGAGGAGGCGAGACTCCGGAAACAGCAGCAAGAAGCAGAGAGCGAGATCAAACGTGACGAGGCACG GCGTAAGGCGGAGGAGGACCGCATTCgtaaggaggaggagaaggccCGTCGAGAGCTTATTAAACAGGAGTATCTGCGGCGGAAGCAGGAAGCTCTCATGGAAGAGCAGGGTCTGGTCAAGCCTCGCACCAAGACCAAACCCCGCGGAAACAGACCCAAATCAATGCACCGCGGATATTCCAGCAGCCTCCCCAAAGGATCCACCACAC GTGATTCTCTGAAGGTGTCTATGTTAATGAAAAACCGGAGGTCAGGAGCAGCCAGCAGGGGAG CTGACTTAAGCTTCAGTCATCGTGGATCAACACTTTCCCTCGCAACGGATGCAGACAGCGTCATCTCTGGCGGGGCAGACTCAAACAG GGCTGCATCTGTGTGCTCTGTGGATTCGTTCCCCATGTTGAGCAGAGCTTCCAGCAGGAACATGGATCGGGACTGGGAGAACGGCTCCATAGCCTCATCCGTCACTTCAGTGGAGTACAACG gTCCTAAACTCTTCAAGGAGCCCAGCTCAAAATCCAATAAGCCAATCATCATCAATGCCATCGCCCACTGCTGCCTGGCTGGAAAAGTTAACGAGGTCCAGAAAAATATCACCCTTGAG GAGTTGGAAAAGTGTGAATCCAACCACCTGTTCATCCTCTTCCGCGATGGCGGGTGTCAGTTCCGCGCCATTTACACATACTCACCAGACACCGAGGTGATTGTCAAGTACATGGGCATCGGCCCGCGCGTCATCACTCAAAAGATGATCGACAAGCTGTACAAGTACAACTCAGACCGCAAGCAGTTCACCGTGATCCCCGCCAAGACCGTGTCCGTTAGCGTGGACGCTCTGACCATGCACAATCAACTGTGGCAGATCAAGAGACCAGGGAGCGCTCGCAGAAAATGA
- the camsap1a gene encoding calmodulin-regulated spectrin-associated protein 1a isoform X3, which yields MSRHCDCFPDHIPSDLRDPFYTDQYEQEHIKPPLIHLLLSGELYSRVCGLILPTEQAAYLQSHQSVIQALSRKGIYVLEINGTPVSDMDLSSSPIKMSAHIHLIDALMMAHTVKMISIEKVVSCVKRFSNISASKELPYDLEEAMILWINKITTKMRELTEKECKVKQHFLESPSHHKSPSKWYWKLVPVRYRRDHLSGRTLQHFPLVEDILKDVSDGTALLAVIHFYCPEVVKLEDICLKDVPSIADSMYNIQLLKEFSNEYLNECFFLNTEDLLYSPPVLKNNVMVFIAELFWWFENMKPDFVRPRDLQDVKDVRALLQPKNSRSYVPVSNVTKRSFMPSSNTVDILTTTSTKDQSATSTSSPSHSLLPLRQRQQNVVEKSTSDLRKRPDSMARTDGQRQDSIVAWPERRTRPVSQPVPYAVHFAKEDNADSLSLVRTISKDSLASNIMSITPKHMLGSSLPQHRLSGQSLLSHMRIEDEEEEIEEEELVSVIHPSAFPRHRIGSDMEQDELEAQKLTSSARASDVFRHDASPFALDRQTDGYYLEPLMPTIPKPAKEKGISLNKQEESGESRSRAVAAKTRTENIPFSSKKKHCVVDSVLSSSRPHTDGPVGSSEHPGFFLHLAAEPEKTPHTTEAGHDSDSDIADLEEDDEDDQTELEKTLRGNRLVEGYIAGFGDGEIESAKLREDLKVSEHEDKEDASGRSSPCPSTVSWASSCSASGSAGIKMTSFAERKLLKLGLRDGCSSTSSSQKTTPDGSEVPPQWQAKETSTMIGKNVTAGPVVPSQLLQLHMQLEEQRRAIEYQKKKMEALNAKQRLKLGKAAFLNIVKMGGGKSDTLPLPVRHSLDSSGSTAAERRKAKTQACKDDSCLDSLKSQTDGWTMTRDNSWNTLTQDNSAEPDFNECSNSIDLLNQAISSIQQQMLQLSLQQDFLMKQSVASPPDHAQTEKSTDSGIDPNTPQTASSTSDSRSFAVHFVDIGGSSLVPFRRPPKLSSSQRSKAAERKQNKANNKSVLTKSTDPIPGSDTSSRGRNDGELETAEVQRVQRNSTFRVHESNGDRDVQLSDKLKSQDPAVVTKTSESASQDARQEEEQATNCSKQNVDIDESGRVKSQLIEVDLSELKDPVEDGGADITDGTAEGEQKGGLGFFFKDDEKAEDEMAKRRAAFLLKQQRKAEEARLRKQQQEAESEIKRDEARRKAEEDRIRKEEEKARRELIKQEYLRRKQEALMEEQGLVKPRTKTKPRGNRPKSMHRGYSSSLPKGSTTPDLSFSHRGSTLSLATDADSVISGGADSNRAASVCSVDSFPMLSRASSRNMDRDWENGSIASSVTSVEYNGPKLFKEPSSKSNKPIIINAIAHCCLAGKVNEVQKNITLEELEKCESNHLFILFRDGGCQFRAIYTYSPDTEVIVKYMGIGPRVITQKMIDKLYKYNSDRKQFTVIPAKTVSVSVDALTMHNQLWQIKRPGSARRK from the exons ATGTCACGTCATTGCGACTGTTTTCCAGATCACATCCCTTCAGATCTTCGAGACCCATTCTATACCGACCAGTATGAGCAGGAGCACATCAAGCCCCCCCTCATCCACCTACTGCTGTCTGGAGAGCTCTACAGCCGTGTGTGCGGGCTCATCCTTCCCACTGAACAGGCCGCCTACCTCCAAAGCCACCAGTCTGTCATCCAGGCCCTGTCCAGAAAAGGGATCTATGTCCTGGAGATCAACGGCACACCAGTGTCTGACATGGACCTCAGCTCGTCTCCCATTAAAATG AGTGCCCACATCCACCTCATTGATGCTCTGATGATGGCCCACACAGTGAAAATGATCAGCATAGAGAAGGTGGTGTCGTGTGTCAAACGCTTTTCAAACATCAGTGCCTCCAAAGAGCTTCCTTACGACCTGGAAGAGGCTATGATCCTTTGGATTAACAAG aTTACCACAAAAATGAGGGAACTGACAGAAAAAGAGTGTAAAGTGAAGCAGCACTTTCTGGAGTCACCGAGCCACCACAAG TCTCCCTCCAAATGGTACTGGAAGCTTGTAcct GTGCGGTACCGCAGAGATCATCTTTCAGGTCGCACTCTTCAGCACTTCCCCTTGGTGGAAGACATACTGAAGGATGTGAGCGACGGCACAGCCCTGCTTGCTGTGATCCACTTCTATTGCCCAGAAGTCGTTAAACTCGAAG ATATCTGCTTGAAGGACGTTCCCTCCATAGCAGACAGCATGTACAACATCCAGCTGCTGAAGGAGTTTTCTAATGAGTATTTGAACGAGTGCTTCTTCCTGAACACGGAGGATCTGCTCTACTCGCCACCTGTGTTGAAG AACAATGTTATGGTCTTCATTGCTGAGCTTTTCTGGTGGTTTGAGAATATGAAGCCTGACTTTGTACGTCCCAGAGACCTTCAGGATGTCAAAgatg TGAGAGCACTGCTGCAGCCCAAGAATTCTCGGTCCTACGTACCCGTCTCAAATGTCACTAAACGAAGCTTCATGCCCTCATCAAACACAGTGGACATCTTGACCACAACCTCCACAAAGGACCAAAG cgCCACATCAACCTCTAGTCCATCTCATTCATTACTGCCACTGAGACAGAGACAACAAAACGTGGTTGAGAAGAGCACTTCAG ACTTGAGGAAAAGGCCAGACTCAATGGCACGAACAGATGGACAACGCCAGGACTCAATAGTGGCGTGGCCAGAAAGAAGGACAAG ACCTGTGTCACAACCAGTGCCGTATGCTGTGCATTTTGCCAAGGAGGACAATGCAGACAGCCTTAGCCTCGTTCGCACCATAAGCAAGGACAGCCTGGCCTCAAACATTATGAGCATAACCCCAAAACACATGCTGGGGTCCAGTCTGCCTCAGCACCGACTCAGTGGCCAAAGTTTGCTCAGTCACATGCGCATAGAAGACGAAGAGGAAGAAATCGAGGAGGAGGAACTGGTTTCTGTTATTCACCCATCTGCTTTTCCTCGACACCGAATCGGCAGCGACATGGAGCAGGATGAGCTGGAAGCGCAGAAACTAACATCGTCCGCCAGGGCTTCCGATGTTTTCCGTCACGATGCGAGCCCCTTTGCTCTCGACCGTCAGACAGACGGCTACTATCTGGAGCCTTTGATGCCAACTATCCCTAAGCCAGCCAAGGAGAAGGGTATATCACTGAACAAGCAGGAGGAAAGTGGGGAGAGTCGCAGCAGGGCGGTGGCTGCCAAAACAAGAACTGAAAATATCCCTTTCTCctcaaaaaagaaacactgtgtGGTTGATTCAGTTCTCAGTTCTTCCAGACCCCATACTGACGGGCCAGTTGGTAGCTCAGAGCATCCAGGCTTTTTTCTTCACCTGGCTGCCGAACCAGAGAAGACTCCACACACCACAGAGGCAGGGCATGACTCTGATTCAGATATTGCAGACCTCGAGGAAGATGATGAGGACGATCAGACAGAGCTGGAGAAGACGCTGAGGGGGAATCGTTTAGTCGAGGGCTACATAGCTggatttggagacggagaaATTGAATCAGCAAAGCTTCGAGAAGACTTGAAGGTAAGCGAGCATGAGGATAAGGAAGACGCAAGCGGACGTTCAAGTCCTTGTCCCAGCACTGTGTCGTGGGCAAGCAGCTGCAGTGCTTCGGGCAGCGCAGGGATCAAGATGACCAGCTTTGCAGAGAGAAAGCTGCTTAAACTTGGCCTTCGTGATGGATGCTCAAGTACGAGCAGCTCCCAAAAGACTACGCCGGATGGTTCTGAGGTTCCCCCTCAGTGGCAGGCGAAGGAGACTAGCACCATGATAGGGAAGAATGTAACGGCTGGTCCGGTTGTGCCTTCGCAGCTGCTACAGCTTCACATGCAGCTGGAAGAACAGAGGCGTGCAATAGAAtatcagaagaagaagatggaagCCCTGAATGCTAAGCAGAGACTGAAGCTTggaaaagctgcatttttgaACATTGTTAAAATGGGTGGAGGGAAGAGCGACACACTTCCTTTACCTGTGAGACACTCCCTTGACTCTTCTGGATCaacagctgcagagaggaggaaagCAAAGACCCAAGCTTGTAAAGACGATTCCTGTCTCGATTCCCTGAAAAGTCAAACAGATGGGTGGACAATGACCAGAGACAACAGCTGGAACACCCTTACCCAGGATAATAGCGCTGAACCGGATTTCAACGAATGTTCAAACTCAATAGACCTGCTCAATCAAGCCATAAGCTCCATCCAGCaacagatgctgcagctttcCCTTCAGCAAGATTTTCTAATGAAGCAAAGTGTTGCCTCACCACCAGACCATgcacaaacagagaaaagcaCAGACTCTGGGATAGACCCCAACACACCCCAAACAGCATCCTCTACCTCAGACTCAAGATCCTTTGCAGTTCACTTCGTAGATATTGGCGGCAGCAGTTTGGTGCCTTTTCGCCGTCCCCCCAAACTCAGCTCCAGCCAGCGCAGCAAAGCGGCAGAacgcaaacaaaataaagcaaataacaAGTCTGTCCTAACCAAGTCCACTGACCCAATCCCAGGTAGTGACACTTCTTCGAGAGGACGTAACGATGGAGAACTGGAGACAGCTGAAGTTCAGAGGGTTCAGAGGAACTCTACCTTCAGAGTCCATGAAAGCAACGGGGACAGAGATGTGCAGTTGTCAGACAAACTGAAATCGCAAGACCCGGCAGTTGTTACCAAGACGTCTGAATCTGCATCACAGGATGCACGGCAAGAGGAGGAACAAGCCACcaactgcagcaaacagaacgTCGACATCGATGAGAGCGGCAGGGTCAAGAGTCAGCTGATCGAGGTCGACCTGTCAGAGCTCAAGGATCCAGTGGAGGACGGCGGTGCAGATATCACAGACGGCACAGCAGAAGGAGAGCAGAAAGGAGGGCTGGGCTTCTTCTTTAAG GATGATGAGAAGGCAGAGGATGAAATGGCAAAACGCCGTGCTGCCTTCCTCCTCAAACAGCAGCGCAAAGCTGAGGAGGCGAGACTCCGGAAACAGCAGCAAGAAGCAGAGAGCGAGATCAAACGTGACGAGGCACG GCGTAAGGCGGAGGAGGACCGCATTCgtaaggaggaggagaaggccCGTCGAGAGCTTATTAAACAGGAGTATCTGCGGCGGAAGCAGGAAGCTCTCATGGAAGAGCAGGGTCTGGTCAAGCCTCGCACCAAGACCAAACCCCGCGGAAACAGACCCAAATCAATGCACCGCGGATATTCCAGCAGCCTCCCCAAAGGATCCACCACAC CTGACTTAAGCTTCAGTCATCGTGGATCAACACTTTCCCTCGCAACGGATGCAGACAGCGTCATCTCTGGCGGGGCAGACTCAAACAG GGCTGCATCTGTGTGCTCTGTGGATTCGTTCCCCATGTTGAGCAGAGCTTCCAGCAGGAACATGGATCGGGACTGGGAGAACGGCTCCATAGCCTCATCCGTCACTTCAGTGGAGTACAACG gTCCTAAACTCTTCAAGGAGCCCAGCTCAAAATCCAATAAGCCAATCATCATCAATGCCATCGCCCACTGCTGCCTGGCTGGAAAAGTTAACGAGGTCCAGAAAAATATCACCCTTGAG GAGTTGGAAAAGTGTGAATCCAACCACCTGTTCATCCTCTTCCGCGATGGCGGGTGTCAGTTCCGCGCCATTTACACATACTCACCAGACACCGAGGTGATTGTCAAGTACATGGGCATCGGCCCGCGCGTCATCACTCAAAAGATGATCGACAAGCTGTACAAGTACAACTCAGACCGCAAGCAGTTCACCGTGATCCCCGCCAAGACCGTGTCCGTTAGCGTGGACGCTCTGACCATGCACAATCAACTGTGGCAGATCAAGAGACCAGGGAGCGCTCGCAGAAAATGA